The following are encoded together in the Coleofasciculus sp. FACHB-T130 genome:
- a CDS encoding sporulation/spore germination protein, producing the protein MRRTKNYWVPLLTGAIVASLSSCASLPTNSERDKAGLPPAHAIEASKTTTKASDASQLLTGAISQATTTAPSKNNVTVTIYQPDTQCEALVPEKVDVSAVESVQAAVGKVLEERDTADFNLAGYRVIVNPSNRVATVDLRIAPGSQRKFVSLSSCEQFALFGSLRKTLTANSQWKIKDVRFTEQGEDISL; encoded by the coding sequence ATGAGGCGTACAAAAAATTATTGGGTTCCTCTATTAACTGGAGCGATTGTCGCCAGTCTGAGTAGTTGCGCTTCTTTACCGACAAACAGCGAAAGAGACAAAGCTGGCTTACCTCCCGCTCATGCTATTGAAGCCAGCAAAACTACGACGAAAGCGTCAGATGCCAGCCAATTGTTGACGGGTGCGATTAGCCAAGCAACAACAACCGCTCCCTCAAAAAACAATGTCACCGTCACCATCTATCAACCCGATACTCAGTGTGAAGCGCTAGTACCGGAAAAAGTAGACGTTTCAGCGGTTGAAAGCGTCCAAGCAGCGGTAGGCAAAGTTCTGGAGGAGCGGGACACCGCCGACTTTAATTTAGCTGGGTATCGTGTCATCGTAAATCCCAGCAATCGAGTTGCTACGGTTGATTTGCGAATTGCACCCGGTTCCCAGCGGAAATTTGTCTCCCTTTCGAGCTGCGAACAATTTGCTTTGTTCGGTAGCCTCAGAAAAACCCTCACTGCGAATTCTCAATGGAAGATCAAAGATGTCCGCTTCACAGAGCAGGGCGAAGACATCTCCCTTTAA
- a CDS encoding MBL fold metallo-hydrolase: MMSQPPPVSSHGYDELAYFPYGVGHGDEGICLLVRMGPHRILLDCGLADISSLKGEGIPPADLVLCSHAHPDHARGLLALHESFPQLPVYASELTTQLLPLNWPEIDPQNLPQLCQALPMRSPVEFKEGLSAELFPAGHLPGASAILLTYTSRHRSYTLLYTGDFFLSNSRLVEGLPLEALRGLEPDVLIVEGSYGTARHPHRRNQENQLAERINQEIAQANSVLMPVPTLGLGQELLMLLRSHHLFTGRNLDIWVDGNVAAGCDAYLDILTNLPASVQNFARHQSLFWDERVRPRVRRLLPEQRPSVGQSPCIILTEENHDLREYCQPGTGPWVLLLPQQPRFSQEPSYSSLTIQNYLLAQHSDGLGTTQLIHNIRPQHVIFVHASPTYLADLTGLEELHNRYHLHSPPAGTLVELPIGETFVQPAAPETSYEGELTELGTVVTITLPEAIAADPRWQHFADTGLVEARWQGEELVLRGLSQRELLSQSSDARVPMNVECCGNCLHQRGQRCWNQDSPLYGFKVTPEGYCPVFEPAHPPPTPSDDDLESLED, from the coding sequence ATGATGAGTCAACCCCCCCCGGTATCCTCTCACGGCTATGACGAACTAGCCTATTTTCCCTATGGCGTCGGTCATGGCGACGAAGGCATCTGCTTGCTGGTACGGATGGGGCCACACCGCATTCTCCTAGACTGTGGTTTGGCGGACATTTCCTCGCTCAAAGGTGAGGGAATTCCTCCAGCAGATTTAGTGCTGTGCAGCCACGCCCATCCGGATCACGCTAGGGGATTGCTGGCGCTGCATGAAAGCTTCCCTCAGTTGCCAGTCTATGCAAGTGAATTGACAACCCAGCTGCTGCCACTGAATTGGCCTGAGATAGATCCGCAGAATCTCCCGCAATTGTGTCAGGCATTGCCGATGCGATCGCCTGTCGAATTCAAAGAGGGATTGAGTGCGGAATTATTCCCAGCCGGACATTTACCAGGCGCATCTGCAATCTTGCTGACCTACACGAGTCGCCACCGCTCTTACACCCTACTTTACACAGGTGACTTTTTCCTTTCAAACTCGCGGCTGGTGGAGGGGTTGCCGCTAGAAGCATTGCGAGGCTTAGAGCCAGATGTGCTAATTGTGGAAGGCAGTTACGGCACAGCGCGTCATCCCCACCGGCGGAACCAAGAAAATCAGCTGGCAGAGCGAATTAATCAAGAGATCGCTCAAGCGAATTCTGTGTTGATGCCCGTGCCCACTTTGGGACTGGGGCAAGAACTCTTGATGCTCTTGCGGAGTCACCACTTATTCACGGGTCGCAACCTCGATATCTGGGTAGATGGTAACGTGGCAGCTGGCTGCGATGCCTATTTGGATATTCTCACCAACCTCCCAGCCTCTGTGCAAAATTTTGCCCGTCATCAATCCCTATTTTGGGATGAACGGGTGCGTCCCAGAGTGCGTCGGTTGCTTCCAGAACAACGTCCCTCTGTCGGTCAGTCTCCATGCATTATCCTGACTGAGGAAAACCACGATCTTAGAGAATACTGTCAACCAGGCACCGGGCCGTGGGTGTTATTACTGCCCCAGCAACCCAGGTTCTCCCAAGAGCCTAGTTACTCATCGTTGACGATACAAAACTATTTGCTTGCCCAGCATTCTGATGGGCTGGGAACCACCCAACTGATTCACAATATCCGTCCTCAGCACGTAATTTTTGTTCATGCCTCTCCCACCTACCTGGCTGATTTGACCGGGTTGGAGGAGTTGCACAACCGTTACCACTTGCATTCTCCACCGGCTGGGACGCTGGTAGAACTCCCGATTGGCGAGACGTTTGTGCAACCGGCAGCACCCGAAACCAGTTACGAAGGGGAGCTGACGGAACTGGGAACGGTCGTTACCATCACCCTACCGGAGGCGATCGCTGCCGATCCCCGTTGGCAACACTTTGCTGATACTGGTTTAGTGGAAGCCCGATGGCAGGGTGAGGAACTGGTATTGCGCGGATTATCCCAACGAGAACTTTTAAGCCAAAGCAGCGACGCCAGAGTCCCCATGAATGTTGAGTGCTGCGGCAACTGCCTACACCAACGGGGGCAGCGCTGTTGGAATCAGGACTCGCCCCTGTATGGATTTAAGGTGACACCTGAAGGATACTGTCCAGTTTTTGAACCGGCGCATCCGCCTCCAACCCCTTCAGATGACGACCTAGAAAGCCTCGAAGATTGA
- a CDS encoding pentapeptide repeat-containing protein yields the protein MSYLRFISTESSDRMTNLKQIWQFLKTDIGELGKPGDVAETGTEITKFALEFALALGLFSATASPAGIVVAGLSGAKLAIQGMRLYRNKTNQEPSLEEWVAIASPLAYLESFNELVQSNDLLQQVNLQPANLQPASATPPTNIAQQQSAKLEEFQLDEHLARNVLTCFHESELAQVLNQVLSNQLQQGGINKQEAEILTSWVAWKTHQHLKKALEDAEDSVRQRAELYLSGKRQESDKYYSLNTYLEEQIATKPLDPVFREIFTFKDIYVPLKVQPVNPKKGEIDQDAEPIEIESWAKAMLADVQKQDKVMFIQGGPGRGKSVFCRMFADWVWQHLHPVWTPILIRLRDIRTFEKSFEKTLQAAVGCNFAATDDGWLTDRDTRFLFLLDGFDELVMERGTSQELKDFLWQVEDFQGSCKRNSEKGHRVLITGRPLALQGIEGRMPPNLERVELLPMDDELQQQWFTKWETQVGKNKSSAFQEFLQDARCPDRVRELAKEPLLLYLLAAMHRDGKLTVEMFEGASGVGAKILIYEQSLEWVLTEQRKEWLNRKLTGQETAGLRRILAEAGLCVVQSGGECAAVKTIESRLKDDESAIELIQQARERHGEDALKNALAAFYLQAAAGDKDGYVEFAHKSFGEFLCAERLKESIEDLTRPGIKRQEFYISTDQMDRDIYDLFGYGELTPEIVEYLMALLAASTEFQPVKLFKRLENFYLRWCDGEFLDATPENLPQKKMLQMREQAPENERLGLRQVDIYAGLNVMILLLELNRYAQLKDDLKDKITFYPCGEKDTDGFDVYRLLRIIGYSQCIGIGGFLGTVSKFLSRANLNGAYLRDANLNGADLSGANLSRANLNGADLIDADLSGADLSGADLSGAYLNGAYLSGANLSGANLGDAHLNEADLNGTNLSRADLIGADLDDISWDKYTKWENVQNLETAENVPEALKQRLGLE from the coding sequence TTGAGTTATCTTCGATTCATCAGCACGGAGAGTAGCGATCGCATGACGAACCTCAAACAGATTTGGCAGTTTTTAAAGACTGATATCGGGGAACTAGGGAAACCCGGAGATGTCGCTGAGACTGGGACAGAGATTACTAAATTTGCGCTGGAATTCGCACTGGCTTTAGGTTTGTTCTCTGCAACTGCAAGCCCTGCTGGAATTGTTGTAGCCGGACTATCTGGGGCGAAACTAGCGATACAAGGCATGAGGCTGTACCGGAACAAGACGAATCAAGAGCCATCCTTAGAAGAATGGGTAGCGATCGCATCTCCCCTCGCTTATCTAGAAAGCTTTAATGAATTGGTGCAAAGTAATGACTTATTACAGCAAGTCAATTTACAACCAGCCAATCTACAGCCAGCAAGTGCAACGCCTCCCACAAATATCGCCCAACAGCAAAGCGCAAAACTGGAAGAATTTCAATTAGATGAGCATCTCGCTAGAAATGTTCTCACCTGCTTCCACGAATCGGAATTAGCCCAAGTTTTAAATCAGGTATTGTCGAACCAACTGCAACAAGGAGGAATAAATAAGCAGGAAGCTGAGATTTTAACAAGTTGGGTAGCTTGGAAGACTCATCAACACCTGAAAAAAGCCTTAGAAGATGCTGAGGATTCTGTCAGACAACGGGCAGAATTGTATTTATCTGGAAAGCGGCAAGAGTCGGACAAATACTACAGTCTCAATACTTATTTGGAAGAGCAAATTGCTACTAAGCCCCTAGATCCAGTATTTCGTGAGATCTTCACTTTCAAGGATATTTACGTGCCGTTGAAGGTACAACCAGTGAATCCGAAGAAGGGAGAGATTGATCAGGATGCAGAACCAATTGAGATCGAAAGCTGGGCAAAGGCAATGCTAGCAGATGTCCAGAAACAAGACAAGGTGATGTTTATCCAAGGGGGGCCGGGAAGAGGAAAAAGTGTTTTTTGTCGGATGTTTGCCGACTGGGTGTGGCAGCATTTGCATCCAGTTTGGACACCAATTTTGATTCGGTTGCGGGATATTAGGACATTTGAAAAGAGTTTTGAAAAAACTTTGCAAGCAGCAGTCGGTTGTAATTTCGCCGCAACCGATGATGGTTGGTTAACCGATAGAGATACCCGATTTTTGTTTCTGCTGGATGGATTTGATGAATTAGTGATGGAGAGAGGAACCAGCCAGGAATTAAAGGATTTTCTCTGGCAAGTAGAGGATTTTCAAGGTAGCTGCAAGCGAAATTCTGAAAAAGGACATCGGGTTCTGATTACAGGCAGGCCTTTGGCACTACAAGGTATTGAAGGAAGAATGCCTCCCAACCTGGAACGAGTGGAGCTGCTGCCAATGGATGACGAACTCCAGCAGCAGTGGTTTACTAAATGGGAAACTCAAGTTGGTAAAAATAAAAGCTCAGCATTTCAGGAGTTTTTGCAAGATGCACGCTGTCCAGATAGAGTGCGGGAATTAGCAAAAGAGCCGCTATTGCTTTATCTATTGGCTGCGATGCACCGGGATGGCAAGTTGACGGTAGAGATGTTTGAGGGTGCCAGCGGTGTCGGGGCAAAAATTCTGATTTACGAGCAATCTTTGGAGTGGGTACTGACGGAACAACGTAAAGAATGGCTGAATCGAAAGCTAACCGGACAGGAAACGGCAGGACTGCGACGCATTTTGGCAGAGGCGGGGTTGTGCGTCGTGCAGTCGGGCGGGGAATGTGCCGCAGTAAAAACAATCGAGTCACGGTTGAAGGACGATGAGAGCGCGATTGAGTTGATTCAACAAGCCAGAGAAAGACACGGCGAGGATGCGCTAAAAAATGCGTTGGCGGCTTTTTATCTACAGGCGGCGGCGGGTGACAAAGACGGTTATGTGGAGTTTGCCCACAAAAGTTTTGGGGAATTTTTGTGTGCGGAACGACTCAAAGAAAGTATAGAAGACTTGACGCGACCGGGAATTAAACGGCAGGAGTTTTATATCTCCACCGATCAAATGGATCGAGATATCTACGATTTATTTGGCTACGGCGAACTGACACCAGAAATTGTGGAATACTTGATGGCTTTATTAGCTGCCAGTACGGAGTTTCAGCCCGTAAAATTATTTAAACGATTGGAGAATTTTTATCTGCGCTGGTGCGATGGCGAATTTCTTGATGCCACTCCAGAAAATCTGCCGCAGAAGAAGATGTTGCAAATGAGGGAGCAAGCGCCAGAAAATGAGCGGCTGGGACTGCGACAGGTGGATATTTATGCAGGACTGAATGTAATGATTTTGCTGCTAGAGCTGAACCGTTATGCTCAGTTAAAAGACGACTTAAAAGACAAAATTACTTTCTACCCTTGCGGCGAAAAAGATACTGATGGTTTTGATGTATATCGACTGCTTCGCATTATTGGTTACAGCCAATGTATTGGTATTGGAGGATTTTTAGGGACAGTTAGTAAATTCCTCAGCCGCGCAAACCTCAACGGCGCATATCTCCGCGACGCAAACCTCAATGGCGCAGACCTCAGCGGTGCAAACCTCAGCCGCGCAAACCTCAACGGCGCAGACCTCATCGACGCAGACCTCAGCGGCGCAGACCTCAGCGGCGCAGACCTCAGCGGCGCATACCTCAACGGCGCATACCTTAGCGGTGCAAACCTCAGCGGTGCAAACCTCGGCGACGCACACCTCAACGAAGCAGACCTCAACGGCACAAACCTCAGCCGTGCAGACCTCATCGGCGCAGACCTCGACGATATTTCTTGGGATAAATATACAAAATGGGAGAATGTTCAGAATTTGGAAACAGCCGAGAATGTGCCAGAAGCTTTAAAGCAACGGCTAGGGTTGGAGTAA
- a CDS encoding aldose epimerase, translating into MYAIATKQQLYKTYILSDQAAQSHLEVVPERGGIVTSLRIQGQEILYLDAERFANPDLSVRGGIPILFPICGNLPESQYTYQGQPYTLKQHGFARDMPWEVTDQVTQDLVSLTLVLNSNDQTRAVYPFDFQLAFTYRLLGNTLEIRQRYTNHSAEPMPFSTGLHPYFWTPEKTGIKFGIPAAEYQDQRTRQTHPFTGAFDFNQDEIDVAFKQLSGQEATASDASRQLQLTLSWDNPYSTFVFWTVKGKDFYCMEPWSAPRNALNTGEQLLRLEPGGSLETSVRLTVTFL; encoded by the coding sequence GTGTACGCGATCGCCACTAAGCAGCAGCTCTACAAAACCTACATCCTCTCAGACCAAGCCGCTCAGTCCCATCTAGAGGTCGTTCCAGAGCGAGGCGGTATCGTTACTAGCCTACGCATCCAAGGACAAGAAATCCTCTACCTAGATGCAGAGCGGTTTGCCAATCCAGACTTGAGCGTTAGAGGTGGGATTCCGATTCTGTTTCCCATCTGCGGCAACTTACCCGAAAGTCAATACACCTATCAAGGTCAGCCCTACACCCTCAAGCAACACGGCTTTGCCCGCGATATGCCTTGGGAAGTCACCGACCAAGTGACTCAAGACCTAGTGAGCCTTACCCTTGTCCTTAACAGCAACGACCAGACACGTGCCGTTTACCCGTTTGACTTTCAACTCGCCTTCACTTACCGTCTGTTGGGTAACACGTTAGAGATTCGGCAGCGCTACACCAATCACTCAGCCGAGCCGATGCCCTTCTCCACGGGTCTGCATCCTTACTTCTGGACACCCGAAAAAACCGGAATCAAGTTTGGAATTCCCGCCGCCGAATACCAAGATCAGCGCACCCGCCAAACCCATCCCTTCACGGGTGCCTTTGACTTTAACCAAGATGAAATTGATGTCGCCTTTAAGCAGTTGAGCGGTCAAGAAGCCACTGCCTCCGACGCCAGCCGACAGTTGCAGCTCACCCTTAGTTGGGACAACCCTTATTCCACCTTTGTCTTCTGGACGGTCAAAGGCAAAGACTTTTACTGCATGGAGCCTTGGAGTGCCCCTCGCAATGCTCTGAATACCGGAGAGCAGCTACTGCGTCTAGAACCGGGAGGCAGTTTGGAGACATCAGTTCGTTTGACCGTAACTTTTTTATAA
- the rplU gene encoding 50S ribosomal protein L21, translated as MSYAIIETGGKQLRVEPGRFYDIELLPSEPDTQVTIDKVLFVQNDGDVTIGQPFIEGATVECTVMRHRRGKKVIVYKMKPKKKTRRKKGHRQEITQLMINSISINGSVVASEQQASQTPGADESEEAQEAVATVVVDETDTESAATE; from the coding sequence ATGAGTTACGCAATTATTGAAACTGGCGGCAAACAGCTAAGAGTCGAACCAGGTCGCTTTTACGACATCGAACTGCTTCCCTCGGAACCAGACACCCAAGTTACCATTGATAAGGTTTTGTTCGTTCAGAACGATGGCGATGTAACCATCGGTCAACCTTTCATCGAAGGGGCGACGGTAGAATGCACGGTGATGCGACACCGGCGCGGCAAGAAGGTCATCGTCTACAAGATGAAGCCCAAAAAGAAAACCCGCCGCAAGAAAGGACATCGCCAGGAAATCACCCAGCTGATGATTAACTCCATCAGCATCAATGGCTCAGTGGTGGCTTCCGAACAACAGGCTTCCCAAACCCCCGGCGCAGATGAGTCAGAAGAAGCTCAAGAAGCTGTGGCAACAGTGGTTGTTGATGAGACAGATACCGAGAGCGCTGCGACCGAGTAA
- the fba gene encoding class II fructose-bisphosphate aldolase (catalyzes the reversible aldol condensation of dihydroxyacetonephosphate and glyceraldehyde 3-phosphate in the Calvin cycle, glycolysis, and/or gluconeogenesis) — MALVPMRLMLDHAAENDYGIPAYNVNNMEQIQAIMQAAHEANSPVILQASRGARNYAGEYFLRHLILAAVETYPHLPIAMHQDHGNAPSTCYSAMRHGFTSVMMDGSLEADAKTPASFEYNVEVTRKVVEVAHSIGVSVEGELGCLGSLETGMGDKEDGHGAEGVLSHDQLLTDPDEAVAFVEQTGVDALAVAIGTSHGAYKFTRKPTGEILAISRIEEIHSRLPNTHLVMHGSSSVPEDLLALINQYGGTIPETYGVPVEEIQKGIKSGVRKVNIDTDNRLAITAAVREALASNTKEFDPRHFLKPSIKYMQKVCSDRYHQFGAAGQGTKIKQMTLDEFAAKYAKGELNAVTKKTVTV; from the coding sequence ATGGCGCTCGTACCCATGCGGCTGATGTTGGATCACGCAGCTGAGAATGATTATGGAATCCCAGCTTATAACGTTAACAACATGGAGCAGATCCAGGCCATCATGCAGGCTGCTCATGAGGCAAATAGCCCCGTGATTCTGCAAGCTTCTCGTGGCGCTCGGAACTATGCAGGAGAATATTTCCTACGCCATCTGATTCTGGCGGCAGTTGAAACTTACCCTCATCTCCCAATTGCCATGCACCAGGATCATGGTAATGCCCCAAGCACTTGCTACTCTGCCATGCGCCACGGTTTCACCAGCGTCATGATGGATGGCTCGTTAGAGGCAGATGCTAAGACTCCAGCCAGCTTCGAGTACAACGTGGAAGTCACCCGCAAGGTGGTGGAAGTCGCTCACTCAATTGGCGTCAGCGTAGAAGGCGAACTGGGTTGCTTGGGTTCTCTAGAAACAGGCATGGGTGATAAGGAAGACGGTCACGGTGCCGAAGGAGTTCTCTCTCACGACCAGCTGTTGACCGACCCAGACGAAGCCGTTGCCTTCGTAGAACAAACCGGCGTGGATGCTTTGGCAGTTGCGATTGGCACCAGCCACGGCGCTTACAAGTTTACCCGCAAGCCGACTGGCGAAATTCTGGCTATCAGCCGGATTGAAGAAATTCACAGCCGTCTGCCGAACACCCACCTCGTGATGCACGGTTCCTCCTCTGTGCCCGAAGATTTACTTGCCCTGATTAACCAATACGGCGGTACAATCCCGGAAACCTACGGCGTACCCGTTGAAGAAATTCAAAAAGGCATTAAGAGCGGTGTCCGTAAGGTGAATATTGACACGGATAACCGTCTGGCGATTACCGCTGCGGTGCGCGAAGCCTTGGCTAGCAATACTAAGGAATTTGACCCCCGCCACTTCCTCAAGCCTTCCATCAAGTATATGCAGAAGGTTTGTAGCGATCGCTATCATCAGTTCGGTGCTGCTGGTCAAGGTACCAAGATTAAGCAGATGACTTTGGATGAGTTTGCTGCTAAGTATGCCAAAGGCGAGTTGAATGCTGTTACCAAGAAGACTGTAACTGTCTAA
- a CDS encoding DNA-3-methyladenine glycosylase has product MNLIKNTQIVEVCWLDRPSTEVAPDLVGCTLVRQMPDGEIIRGLIVETEAYGPEDPACHAYRRRTERNWVMFGPAGRTYVYLIYGIYYCLNVVTDQDSIPSAVLIRALQLESIPPWIKESDRSKPHRIAAGPGKLCRALQIDSILNAQVLQPGQPLWLEHRQSQFMPELVQTTRIGLSQGIDLPWRWYLRGCAAVSKL; this is encoded by the coding sequence ATGAATCTGATTAAAAATACCCAAATTGTAGAAGTTTGTTGGCTAGATCGCCCATCCACTGAAGTTGCACCTGATTTGGTGGGCTGCACGTTGGTGCGACAGATGCCTGATGGAGAAATCATCCGAGGGCTAATCGTGGAAACGGAAGCCTATGGCCCTGAAGATCCGGCTTGCCATGCCTATCGGCGACGAACCGAGCGCAACTGGGTAATGTTCGGGCCAGCCGGGAGAACTTATGTTTATTTAATTTACGGAATTTACTACTGCCTGAACGTGGTCACAGACCAGGACAGCATTCCCAGTGCTGTTTTGATTCGGGCTTTGCAACTAGAGTCTATACCGCCCTGGATCAAAGAGAGCGATCGCTCGAAACCCCATCGAATCGCCGCTGGGCCAGGTAAACTCTGCCGCGCCTTACAAATTGACAGCATATTAAATGCACAAGTTTTACAACCCGGTCAACCCCTGTGGCTAGAGCATCGTCAGTCACAATTTATGCCGGAACTTGTCCAAACAACTCGGATTGGTTTATCACAGGGAATCGATTTGCCGTGGCGGTGGTATCTACGCGGTTGTGCTGCTGTCTCCAAACTTTAA
- a CDS encoding carbon-nitrogen hydrolase family protein, whose amino-acid sequence MKPYLAAAIQMTSLPDVEKNLVQAEELIELAVRQGAELVGLPENFSFLGEEKQKIAQSEAIATQSEKFLRTMAQRFQVTILGGGFPVPVDTNKVYNTALLIDPSGEELACYQKVHLFDVNLPDGNTYRESSTVMAGMRLPPVYPSKHLGSLGLSVCYDVRFPELYRHLAQMGADILFVPAAFTAYTGKDHWQILLQARAIENTCYVIAPAQTGQHYALRHTHGHAMIIDPWGVILADAGDTPGVAIAEINPSRLEQIRRQMPSLQHRVFI is encoded by the coding sequence ATGAAGCCCTATCTCGCCGCCGCCATACAAATGACAAGCCTGCCAGATGTGGAAAAAAATCTGGTTCAGGCAGAAGAACTCATCGAGCTTGCTGTGCGTCAGGGTGCTGAGTTAGTAGGCTTGCCAGAAAACTTCTCATTTTTAGGAGAAGAAAAGCAGAAGATAGCCCAATCGGAGGCGATCGCTACCCAGAGCGAAAAATTCCTCCGAACAATGGCTCAGCGCTTCCAAGTCACCATCTTGGGTGGCGGGTTTCCCGTTCCCGTTGACACCAACAAAGTCTACAACACCGCTTTGCTCATCGATCCTTCAGGGGAAGAACTCGCCTGCTACCAAAAAGTACATTTATTTGATGTCAATTTGCCCGACGGCAATACCTATCGAGAATCTAGCACCGTCATGGCTGGGATGCGCCTACCACCCGTTTATCCCTCCAAGCATTTGGGTTCCTTGGGACTTTCGGTGTGCTACGATGTCCGATTCCCGGAACTGTATCGGCACTTGGCGCAGATGGGAGCCGACATTCTATTTGTTCCCGCTGCCTTCACCGCCTACACTGGCAAAGATCACTGGCAAATCTTACTACAAGCCAGAGCTATCGAAAACACCTGCTATGTGATAGCACCGGCTCAGACTGGGCAGCATTACGCCCTGCGTCACACTCACGGACACGCGATGATTATTGACCCTTGGGGCGTTATTTTAGCGGATGCCGGAGATACGCCGGGAGTCGCGATCGCAGAAATTAACCCCTCTCGCCTAGAACAAATCCGCCGCCAAATGCCCTCCCTGCAACATCGGGTTTTTATCTGA
- a CDS encoding MarC family protein produces the protein MDISVLVKTFVAVFVLADALGNAPIFLVLTKGMEPEQRDNVVNRASIVATGVLLIFAFGGKAVLNYLEISMGSLRVAGGLLLLLVALQMLRGELDTPIVEQQRDIAITPMALPLLAGPGTLTTVMLLMSESPNAHLSVVVGIVSAMLVTWLIVRLANRIDHLLGAEGAVIITQLLGFLLAALAIEIGSAGIRELFLT, from the coding sequence CTGGATATCTCTGTTCTGGTTAAAACTTTTGTAGCTGTGTTTGTCTTGGCAGATGCGTTGGGCAATGCACCGATCTTTTTAGTCCTGACGAAGGGCATGGAACCGGAGCAAAGAGACAATGTGGTGAATCGGGCAAGTATTGTAGCGACAGGGGTGCTGCTGATATTCGCTTTTGGGGGTAAAGCAGTTCTAAATTACTTAGAAATCAGTATGGGGTCTTTGCGGGTTGCTGGGGGACTGCTTTTACTCTTAGTTGCCCTACAAATGCTACGTGGAGAACTAGATACACCGATTGTCGAGCAGCAGCGCGATATCGCGATTACTCCGATGGCATTGCCTCTGTTAGCTGGGCCAGGAACGCTAACGACGGTGATGCTGTTGATGTCTGAATCTCCAAATGCTCATCTCAGCGTGGTGGTCGGGATTGTCTCTGCGATGCTGGTGACATGGTTGATTGTGCGTCTGGCAAACCGGATTGACCACTTGCTCGGTGCCGAAGGTGCAGTGATTATTACTCAACTTTTAGGCTTTCTGTTAGCAGCGCTGGCAATCGAAATCGGCAGTGCTGGAATTCGGGAACTGTTTCTAACTTAA
- a CDS encoding DUF6679 family protein — translation MLHRKIYQLCCDGREVCIFLRDQQRWIERARIVDIEGDLVTLRYETEEEDEACSWEEMVRLESIGAVTQKLASVPRGNAEPLVSDDCPEAEQIRPRFPDSNPD, via the coding sequence ATGCTACACCGCAAGATTTATCAACTCTGTTGCGATGGTCGTGAGGTCTGTATTTTCTTGCGGGACCAACAACGCTGGATCGAACGCGCTCGCATCGTTGACATTGAAGGAGATTTAGTCACGCTCCGCTATGAAACCGAAGAAGAAGATGAAGCTTGTTCTTGGGAAGAAATGGTTCGCCTCGAAAGCATTGGTGCTGTGACACAAAAGCTGGCTTCAGTGCCCAGAGGCAATGCTGAACCACTTGTCTCTGACGATTGTCCGGAAGCCGAACAAATTCGTCCGCGTTTCCCCGACTCGAATCCAGACTGA